GCTGACGCCCACCAGGTGCCGGCCGGTGGCGCTCTGGCGGTTGATCGCGACGGGTTTTCCGCCGCCGTGACCGCAAGGATCGAAGGTCACCCCAACATCAGCATCCTCCGCGAGGAGCTGGCCGACTTGCCGCCGGCGGACTGGACAAACGTGGTGGTGGCGACTGGCCCCCTGACCTCGCCGGCGCTGACCTCCGCGATCCTGGCCCTGACCGGCGAGGACCAATTGTCGTTCTTCGACGCGATCGCCCCCATCGTCCACCTCGAGTCCATCAACATGGACGTGGCCTGGCGCCAGTCGCGCTATGACAAAGAGGGGCCTGGCGGCGACGCAGCGGCCTACATCAACTGCCCGATGGACAAGGCCCAGTACGAAGCCTTCATCGACGCCCTGTTGGCGGGTCCCAAAGCCGAGTTCCGCGACTGGGAGAACGTGCCCTATTTCGACGGCTGTCTGCCCATTGAGGTGATGGCCGAGCGCGGCCGAGAGACCTTGCGGCATGGACCGATGAAGCCCGTCGGCCTGACCAATCCTCGCGATCCCCTGGTCAAGGCCTACGCTATCGTCCAGCTCCGCCAGGATAATGCGCTTGGCACGCTGTGGAATATCGTCGGCTTCCAGACCAAGCTGAAGCACGGCGCCCAGGCGGAGGTCTTCCGCATGATCCCCGGCCTGGAGAACGCCGTCTTCGCCCGGCTGGGCGGCCTGCACCGCAACACCTTCCTGAACAGCCCTCGCCTTCTCGACGGCCAGCTACGCCTGAAGGCTGATCCGCGGTTGCGGTTCGCAGGACAGGTGACGGGCGTCGAAGGCTATGTCGAGAGCGCCGCCATCGGCCTGCTGGCCGGCCGCTTCGCCGCCGCGGAGCTCGCCGGCGAGCCTCTGGCGCCGCCGCCGGCGACCACGGCGCTCGGCGCCTTGATCGGCCACATCACCGGCGGTCACCTGGATGGTGGCAAAGGCTCGTTCCAGCCGATGAACATCAACTACGGCCTGATCGCGCCGCTCACCGAAGGAGTCGCCAAGCGGGCCGAGGACGGCCGCCGGTTGGGCGCCAAGGACAAGACCCGCGCCAAGAAGCTAGCGGTCGGCGAACGCGCCCTAGTTGAGTTGGACGGCTGGATCGACGCCCGCGGCGTCTAGATCCGACCCACGGCTACCGCCCAGGTCACACGCGCCTTCCGCGCGAAATCGCCTTCGCCCTTGCGGCGAGCGCCCAGGACAGCGTGGGCGACGGCCGGGAACGCCTTGGCGCTGAGCCGACGCGCCAGCCTGCGCGCGGCGCGCTGTTCTCGGGCCGCGAGATCTGAAAGGTCCGCCTGTTCGGCGGCGCGCCACGACAGCGACCACGCCGCCCCGATCGCCTGGGCCGCATCGAAGTCGCACGTCGGATCCAGCAGCCGCACCGCAAGCCGCGCGCAGCCGCCGCCGGTGTCCCTCGCCCAGGCCAGGGCCTCGGCTTCCGTCATCGGCGTGGGGTCGAGTTCGCGATAGCGGGCGTCGACCAGAGGTTCGACATCGGCGCGGGTCAGGCCGCGCTCGGCCAGCCGCGAGAGTCCGAGGACGCCAGGGTGGTTGCGCGGCGCCTTGCCGGCGAAGACCTCGTCGGCGGCCTCGCTCCACCAGGTGAGGCGAACCTCGGCGACCAGGGCGTTGCTGGCGGTTCGAGGGGCGCGGGCCAGTTCGTAGTCGAAGGCGTAGAGGCCGATCAGGTCGGTGCGTAGGGCCGCGTCCGACACGAACCGCGCCGAAAGCCAGCGATCAGGATCGACACGGCTGACCAGGCTGTCCAGGTCGTCCCCCGGCGACATCGCAAAGCTCCAAAGGCGGAAGGCCCGCCGGCTGGTGGGCCTTCCCTAAGCTACCAGACGGCTTGAACTCAGCCGAAGATGGTCTGGTTCATCGCCATAGTGGCCAACATCGGCAGCGACAACAGGGTGTTGGTGCGCGAGAACAGCATGGCCTTTCGCCCGGCGGCGGCCTTTTCCTCGGCCGTGCCGTCGACAATGCCCAGCGCGATCTTCTGGGCAGGCCAGATGAACATCCAGACGTTCATGAACATGATCGTCGCCAGCCACATGCCCAGGCCGATGAAGCTGTGTTGCGGGACCTGGAAGCCGTCCAGGGCGCCGAGCGTGAAGGCCTGCAGCAGGTAGCCACGGTCGATCGCCAGGATAACCCCCATCACCCAGGTGGCGAGCGCCGCCCAGCGGAACCAGAACAGCGCCTCAGGCGCGATGAACTTGGACACGGCCGGCCGCAACTCAGCCGGGATTTCCGGCATCTTCCGGATCTGCACAAAGTTGAAGTAGTAGAGCAGCCCGATCCACAGGATGCCGAAGAAGACGTGCAGCCAGCGGAAGACGGCTTCGAAGAAAAGCCTGTCGGCGCCGCCATGGTGCATCGCGTATCCGACCACGATCACCATCGCGAGCAGGAACGACACGATCATCGTATTGCGGAAGTTCGAGAGAAGTCCGGCCATCTTTCGCGCCCCTTATGAGTTTCCAATCCCTGACCTAGGTATAGGGCCATTTGCGCGGCCCGCAACGGCGGCGCTTAAGGGAGGGCGATCAGGGCGCAGGCCAACCGTCGGCCTTCAGCGGTGAGGACGTTGTAGAGCTTAGCCGCGGCGGGCGTGTCCATGAACTCCAGGCCGATGCCTGCGGCGCGCAGCGCATCGCGGGTTTCACGCGAAGGCTGGGCGTTACGCGCGCCAACGCCAAGCAGGAGAAATTCGACTTCCGAGGCCCCTGCCGAGATGACCGAGGCGATGGCGGCAGGCGTGACTTCAGCCAGACTGGTCACCGGCCAGGCCCAGACGGCGTCCTGGACAATCAGGACCGAGCCCTCGTGGCGCGCGCCTGACAGGCGGAAGCCGCCTGACCCATAGGCATCCACCGACGGTGCGTCGCGGGCCACGATGGCTCCTTACGCCCGCGCGCGGGGCACGACCTCGACATCCTCGTCGCCGCGCTTGACGCCCCACAACAGGATGACCGGAGCCGCGACGTAGATCGACGAATAGGTGCCGATGATGATGCCGAACATCAGGATCAGCGACATGCCAAAAAGGCTCGGCCCGCCGAAGATCGCCAGGCCGCCCAGCGCCAGGATGGCCGTGAGGCCGGTGATGACGGTGCGCGACAGGGTCTCGTTGATCGACAGGTCGATGACCTCGCGCAACGGCAGGCGCTTGTATTTGCGCAGGTTTTCACGGAGGCGGTCGAACACCACGACCGTGTCGTTCATCGAATAGCCGATGATCGTCAGGATCGCGGCCACAGTGGTCAGGCTGAACTCGAAGTTGAAGAGCGCGATCAGGCCGAAGGTCAGGATCACGTCGTGGAACAGGCCGATCACCGCGCCCAGGCCGAACTGCAGCTCGAACCGGAACCAGATGTAGAAGAGCATCAGCAGGATCGCGAGACCCAGAGCCATGATCCCACTGGTGAAAAGTTCGCCTGAAACCTTGGGGCCGACCACGTCGGCGCGGGCGAAGGTCACGTCGCCCAGGGCGCGAGTCAGCTCCGCCTTGACCTTGTCCACCGTGGCCGAGGGCGAGGCTCCGGGGGGCGTCTGGAACCGCGCCATGGCGGTGGTGTCCGAGCCGAAGGCCTGGACCTGCACATCGCCGAGATTGAGCGTCTCGACAGATTCCCGCACCGCGCCGAGGTCAACCGGCTTGGGCGCCGTCGA
This is a stretch of genomic DNA from Phenylobacterium immobile (ATCC 35973). It encodes these proteins:
- the trmFO gene encoding methylenetetrahydrofolate--tRNA-(uracil(54)-C(5))-methyltransferase (FADH(2)-oxidizing) TrmFO, with product MKNTPIHVIGAGLAGSEAAWQAAEAGAQVILHEMRPVRRTDAHHTDGLAELVCSNSFRSDDWTGNAVGLLHAEMRRMGSLIMACADAHQVPAGGALAVDRDGFSAAVTARIEGHPNISILREELADLPPADWTNVVVATGPLTSPALTSAILALTGEDQLSFFDAIAPIVHLESINMDVAWRQSRYDKEGPGGDAAAYINCPMDKAQYEAFIDALLAGPKAEFRDWENVPYFDGCLPIEVMAERGRETLRHGPMKPVGLTNPRDPLVKAYAIVQLRQDNALGTLWNIVGFQTKLKHGAQAEVFRMIPGLENAVFARLGGLHRNTFLNSPRLLDGQLRLKADPRLRFAGQVTGVEGYVESAAIGLLAGRFAAAELAGEPLAPPPATTALGALIGHITGGHLDGGKGSFQPMNINYGLIAPLTEGVAKRAEDGRRLGAKDKTRAKKLAVGERALVELDGWIDARGV
- a CDS encoding squalene/phytoene synthase family protein → MSPGDDLDSLVSRVDPDRWLSARFVSDAALRTDLIGLYAFDYELARAPRTASNALVAEVRLTWWSEAADEVFAGKAPRNHPGVLGLSRLAERGLTRADVEPLVDARYRELDPTPMTEAEALAWARDTGGGCARLAVRLLDPTCDFDAAQAIGAAWSLSWRAAEQADLSDLAAREQRAARRLARRLSAKAFPAVAHAVLGARRKGEGDFARKARVTWAVAVGRI
- a CDS encoding urate hydroxylase PuuD, with the protein product MAGLLSNFRNTMIVSFLLAMVIVVGYAMHHGGADRLFFEAVFRWLHVFFGILWIGLLYYFNFVQIRKMPEIPAELRPAVSKFIAPEALFWFRWAALATWVMGVILAIDRGYLLQAFTLGALDGFQVPQHSFIGLGMWLATIMFMNVWMFIWPAQKIALGIVDGTAEEKAAAGRKAMLFSRTNTLLSLPMLATMAMNQTIFG
- a CDS encoding Mth938-like domain-containing protein, whose translation is MARDAPSVDAYGSGGFRLSGARHEGSVLIVQDAVWAWPVTSLAEVTPAAIASVISAGASEVEFLLLGVGARNAQPSRETRDALRAAGIGLEFMDTPAAAKLYNVLTAEGRRLACALIALP
- the secF gene encoding protein translocase subunit SecF; this encodes MWPLIKLLPQKTNFRFVAFSRLAAVISLLAVIGSLAMVLYPLKPPCGGLNCGIDFQGGTVLEFSTAPKPVDLGAVRESVETLNLGDVQVQAFGSDTTAMARFQTPPGASPSATVDKVKAELTRALGDVTFARADVVGPKVSGELFTSGIMALGLAILLMLFYIWFRFELQFGLGAVIGLFHDVILTFGLIALFNFEFSLTTVAAILTIIGYSMNDTVVVFDRLRENLRKYKRLPLREVIDLSINETLSRTVITGLTAILALGGLAIFGGPSLFGMSLILMFGIIIGTYSSIYVAAPVILLWGVKRGDEDVEVVPRARA